One region of Hoeflea sp. 108 genomic DNA includes:
- a CDS encoding DUF488 domain-containing protein yields MADIRIKRVYEAPSPDDGLRVLVDRVWPRGVSKQAAAVDLWMKEIAPSTELRKWFGHEPARWDEFRSRYLAELDGQHAQLEALRTHTGKRPLTLVYSARDETHNQAVVLREALAAL; encoded by the coding sequence ATGGCTGATATCCGCATCAAGCGTGTCTATGAGGCACCGTCGCCCGATGACGGCTTGCGCGTACTCGTCGACCGCGTCTGGCCGCGCGGCGTCAGCAAGCAGGCGGCTGCGGTCGATCTCTGGATGAAGGAGATCGCGCCTTCGACCGAACTCCGAAAGTGGTTCGGCCACGAGCCAGCGCGCTGGGATGAGTTTCGCTCACGCTACCTTGCCGAACTCGATGGCCAGCACGCGCAACTCGAAGCGTTGCGGACCCATACCGGCAAGCGGCCGTTGACGCTGGTCTATTCGGCCCGCGACGAGACGCATAACCAGGCCGTCGTTCTCAGGGAGGCGCTGGCGGCATTGTGA
- a CDS encoding FAD-linked oxidase C-terminal domain-containing protein: protein MALSDLRAMVRNEEGIATALGILKQKFGERFQTGQSIREQHGHTTTYLPNQMPDGVMFAESTADVQDVVRVCAQHRVPVIAFGTGTSLEGHVNAPAGGISVDTSRMDKILSVNAEDLDCTVEAGVTREALNTHLRATGLFFPIDPGANASLGGMAATRASGTNAVRYGTMRENVLSLRAVMADGSEVTTSHRARKSSAGYDLTRLLVGSEGTLGIITEVTLKLQGIPQAISGGVCPFPSVEAACQAVIATIQMGIPVARIELVNALQMRAMKTYSKLDYPESPCLFLEFHGSDTGVAEQAETFGEIAAEFGGGPFLWTKVAEERAKLWKARHDAYWASQTLRPGARALSTDACVPISRLAECIAETEADIERLGLIAPIVGHVGDGNFHTLVLMDPNDAADIGKAEEFVKRLAERAISMDGTSTGEHGIGQGKMGLMEREHGHGVEVMRAIKRALDPLDIMNPGKILPAAR, encoded by the coding sequence ATGGCTCTGAGCGACCTGAGGGCGATGGTCCGGAACGAGGAGGGCATTGCCACGGCGCTCGGCATCCTCAAGCAGAAATTCGGCGAGCGCTTCCAGACCGGCCAGTCGATCCGCGAGCAGCACGGCCACACCACCACCTACCTGCCCAACCAGATGCCCGATGGCGTGATGTTTGCCGAAAGCACCGCAGATGTGCAGGACGTGGTGCGCGTCTGCGCGCAACATCGTGTGCCGGTGATTGCCTTCGGCACGGGCACGTCGCTGGAAGGTCATGTCAACGCGCCGGCCGGCGGCATCTCGGTTGATACGTCGCGAATGGACAAGATCCTGTCCGTCAATGCCGAAGACCTCGACTGTACGGTCGAGGCGGGGGTGACGCGCGAGGCGCTGAACACGCATCTGCGCGCCACCGGCCTGTTCTTCCCCATCGATCCTGGTGCCAATGCCAGCCTCGGCGGCATGGCTGCGACACGGGCATCGGGCACAAACGCGGTGCGCTACGGCACGATGCGCGAGAACGTGCTGTCGCTCAGGGCCGTCATGGCCGACGGCAGCGAGGTTACGACCTCGCATCGTGCCCGGAAGAGTTCGGCCGGTTACGACCTGACACGGCTTTTGGTGGGGTCGGAAGGCACGCTCGGCATCATCACCGAGGTGACGCTCAAGCTGCAGGGCATTCCGCAGGCGATTTCGGGCGGTGTCTGCCCGTTCCCGTCTGTCGAGGCGGCGTGCCAGGCTGTCATCGCGACCATCCAGATGGGCATTCCTGTGGCGCGCATCGAACTGGTCAATGCGCTTCAGATGCGGGCAATGAAGACCTACTCCAAGCTCGATTATCCCGAGAGCCCCTGCCTTTTCCTCGAATTCCATGGCTCGGATACCGGGGTGGCCGAGCAGGCGGAAACGTTCGGCGAGATCGCGGCAGAGTTCGGCGGCGGGCCGTTCCTGTGGACCAAGGTCGCCGAGGAACGCGCCAAGCTGTGGAAGGCGCGGCACGACGCCTACTGGGCGTCGCAGACGCTGCGTCCCGGGGCGCGGGCGCTGTCGACAGATGCCTGCGTGCCGATCTCCAGGCTGGCCGAATGCATTGCCGAGACCGAGGCCGATATCGAGCGGTTGGGTCTTATCGCACCCATCGTCGGCCATGTCGGTGACGGCAATTTCCACACGCTGGTGCTGATGGACCCCAACGACGCGGCCGACATCGGCAAGGCCGAGGAGTTCGTGAAGCGGCTGGCCGAACGGGCCATATCGATGGACGGCACCTCGACCGGAGAGCATGGCATCGGCCAGGGCAAGATGGGGCTGATGGAGCGTGAGCACGGCCATGGCGTCGAGGTGATGCGGGCGATCAAGAGGGCGCTCGACCCGCTCGACATCATGAACCCGGGCAAGATACTGCCTGCGGCTCGGTAG
- a CDS encoding GNAT family N-acetyltransferase, with translation MKHAHGATIRAYSPTDCDRLADIWLEASRVGHPFLSEADLLDQQVKVRDIYLPQAENWVVELDGKPAGFIGLIDDFIGGLFIDPSAHGLGLGKALVLQVAGLKGALDVEVYADNDAALGFYRRLGFAETLRHAQDDEGRALEVVRMHRPA, from the coding sequence ATGAAACACGCTCACGGCGCGACGATCCGCGCCTATTCCCCAACCGATTGCGATCGCCTGGCCGACATCTGGCTCGAGGCATCGCGCGTCGGCCATCCTTTCCTGTCGGAAGCTGACTTGCTGGACCAGCAGGTCAAGGTCAGGGACATCTACCTGCCGCAGGCCGAGAACTGGGTGGTCGAACTGGACGGCAAGCCGGCGGGCTTCATCGGCCTGATCGACGACTTCATCGGCGGCCTGTTCATCGACCCTTCGGCGCATGGTCTCGGGCTGGGCAAGGCGCTGGTGCTGCAGGTGGCGGGACTCAAGGGCGCGCTCGACGTCGAGGTCTATGCCGACAATGATGCGGCGCTCGGCTTTTACCGGCGCCTCGGTTTTGCCGAGACGTTGAGGCATGCCCAGGATGATGAGGGGCGGGCGCTCGAAGTGGTCCGCATGCACCGGCCGGCTTGA
- a CDS encoding UvrD-helicase domain-containing protein, which yields MSDFPDDMPFFDEPGGMPPRAASTPAPSGIAARAMAARQAPSAPDYLKGLNPEQRQAVETTEGPVLVLAGAGTGKTRVLTTRIAHILSQGRAYPSQVLAVTFTNKAAREMKQRIGHLVGEAVEGMPWLGTFHSIGVKMLRRHAELAGLRSDFTILDTDDVIRLIKQLIQAEGLDDKRWPARQFAMMIDGWKNKGLGPSEIPEGDARSFANGKGRELYRAYQDRLQTLNACDFGDLLCHPIRIFRAYPDVLKEYHKRFKYILVDEYQDTNTAQYMWLRLLAQETGAPGQKNVCCVGDDDQSIYGWRGAEVDNILRFDKDFPGAVVIRLERNYRSTAHILGAAAHLIAHNEGRLGKTLFTEQADPDDAKVNVHAAWDSEEEARAVGETIEQLQRQKHNLNDMAILVRASFQMREFEDRFVTLGLNYRVIGGPRFYERQEIRDAMAYFRVVAQGADDLAFERIVNVPKRGLGEATIRQIHDTARALGMPMLQAAAQLAESDELKPKPRAALREVAANFERWQKALDNTPHTELAEIILEESGYTDMWKNDRSAEAPGRLENLKELIRSMEEYESLRSFLEHVALVMDAEQDEQLDAVSIMTLHSAKGLEFETVFLPGWEEGLFPHQRALDEGGRSGLEEERRLAYVGLTRAKKNLHLWFVSNRRIHGLWQSTIPSRFLDELPEAHVEVADAGNSYGGYGGGSRNPYGASRFDDVGQKSFSNTYATPGWQRAQQNRTEATDRNWGSRSGHSVERIGYGETDSGFGAGRGSVKGRTIDGELVAKSVATEPSRFKVGDRVFHQKFGNGNISAIDGNKLTIDFDKAGQKKVLDGFVNPV from the coding sequence ATGTCAGACTTTCCGGACGACATGCCCTTTTTCGACGAGCCCGGCGGGATGCCGCCCCGGGCTGCCAGCACGCCTGCGCCCAGCGGTATCGCCGCGCGCGCCATGGCCGCGCGGCAGGCTCCATCGGCGCCCGATTACCTCAAGGGCCTGAACCCCGAGCAGCGCCAGGCCGTCGAGACGACAGAGGGCCCGGTTCTCGTGCTCGCCGGCGCCGGCACCGGCAAGACGCGCGTGCTCACCACCCGCATCGCCCATATCCTCAGCCAGGGTCGCGCCTATCCCAGTCAGGTCCTCGCCGTCACCTTCACCAACAAGGCGGCGCGCGAGATGAAGCAGCGCATCGGCCATCTTGTCGGCGAAGCGGTCGAAGGCATGCCCTGGCTCGGCACCTTCCACTCCATCGGCGTCAAGATGCTGCGCCGCCATGCCGAGCTGGCCGGCCTGCGTTCCGACTTCACCATCTTGGACACCGACGACGTCATCCGCCTGATCAAGCAGCTGATCCAGGCCGAGGGCCTCGACGACAAGCGCTGGCCGGCGCGCCAGTTCGCCATGATGATCGACGGCTGGAAGAACAAGGGCCTCGGCCCGTCGGAGATTCCCGAGGGCGATGCCCGCTCCTTTGCCAATGGCAAGGGCCGCGAGCTCTACAGGGCCTATCAGGACCGGTTGCAGACGCTGAACGCCTGCGATTTCGGCGACCTTCTGTGCCACCCGATCCGCATCTTCCGCGCCTATCCTGACGTGCTCAAGGAATACCACAAGCGCTTCAAATACATCCTGGTCGACGAGTACCAGGACACCAATACGGCCCAGTATATGTGGCTGCGCCTCCTGGCCCAGGAGACCGGCGCTCCGGGGCAAAAGAACGTCTGCTGCGTCGGCGACGACGACCAGTCGATCTATGGCTGGCGCGGCGCCGAGGTCGACAACATCCTGCGCTTCGACAAGGATTTTCCCGGCGCCGTCGTCATCCGGCTCGAGCGCAACTATCGCTCGACCGCCCACATCCTGGGCGCTGCCGCCCATCTGATCGCCCACAATGAGGGTCGCCTCGGCAAGACCCTGTTCACCGAACAGGCCGATCCCGACGACGCCAAGGTCAATGTTCACGCTGCATGGGATTCCGAGGAGGAGGCCCGCGCCGTCGGTGAGACGATCGAGCAGTTGCAGCGCCAGAAGCACAATCTCAACGACATGGCGATCCTGGTGCGCGCCTCGTTCCAGATGCGCGAGTTCGAAGACCGCTTCGTCACGCTTGGCCTCAACTACCGCGTCATCGGCGGCCCGCGCTTCTACGAGCGTCAGGAGATCCGCGACGCCATGGCCTATTTCCGGGTCGTCGCCCAAGGGGCCGACGACCTCGCCTTCGAGCGCATCGTCAACGTGCCCAAGCGCGGCCTCGGCGAAGCCACCATTCGTCAGATCCATGACACCGCCCGCGCGCTCGGCATGCCGATGCTCCAGGCGGCCGCCCAGCTTGCCGAAAGCGATGAGCTCAAGCCCAAGCCGCGCGCCGCCCTTCGCGAGGTCGCGGCCAATTTCGAACGCTGGCAGAAGGCGCTCGACAACACCCCGCACACCGAACTCGCCGAGATCATTCTCGAAGAGAGCGGCTATACCGACATGTGGAAGAACGACCGCTCGGCCGAAGCGCCGGGCAGGCTCGAAAACCTCAAGGAGCTCATCCGCTCCATGGAGGAATACGAGTCGCTGCGTTCCTTCCTCGAGCATGTCGCGCTCGTCATGGACGCCGAGCAGGACGAGCAGCTCGACGCCGTCTCGATCATGACGCTGCACTCGGCCAAGGGCCTCGAATTCGAGACCGTGTTCCTGCCCGGCTGGGAGGAAGGCCTGTTCCCGCACCAGCGCGCGCTCGACGAAGGCGGCCGCTCGGGTCTCGAGGAAGAACGCCGCCTTGCTTATGTCGGCCTGACCCGCGCCAAGAAGAACCTGCATCTGTGGTTCGTCTCCAACCGCCGCATCCACGGCCTGTGGCAATCGACGATCCCCTCGCGCTTCCTCGACGAATTGCCCGAGGCGCATGTCGAGGTGGCGGATGCCGGCAATTCATATGGCGGCTATGGCGGCGGCAGCCGCAATCCCTATGGCGCCTCGCGTTTCGACGATGTCGGCCAGAAATCCTTCTCCAATACCTATGCCACGCCCGGCTGGCAGCGGGCGCAGCAGAACCGCACCGAGGCCACCGACCGCAACTGGGGCTCGCGCTCGGGCCACTCGGTCGAGCGCATCGGCTATGGCGAGACCGATTCCGGCTTCGGCGCCGGCCGCGGCTCGGTCAAGGGGCGCACCATCGACGGCGAACTGGTGGCAAAATCCGTCGCCACCGAACCGTCGCGCTTCAAGGTCGGCGACCGGGTGTTCCACCAGAAATTCGGCAACGGCAACATCTCGGCCATCGACGGCAACAAGCTGACCATCGACTTCGACAAGGCCGGCCAGAAAAAGGTGCTGGACGGGTTCGTGAACCCGGTGTGA
- a CDS encoding DUF2780 domain-containing protein: protein MNAQDIVDSVATQIGVDPAIAEKAVGMLLSVIEHESGGVASAGIFSKIPGADDLAHNNDVMAASGGQGGLFGSLSSALGGLLGEKAGAMVNGFSQLQSLGLDTSQIEQAGETLISQAKTAAGPTAVNGLVEAVPALKGHFGL, encoded by the coding sequence ATGAATGCTCAGGACATCGTCGATTCCGTAGCGACCCAGATCGGCGTCGATCCGGCGATAGCCGAGAAGGCTGTCGGCATGCTGCTTTCGGTGATCGAACATGAGTCCGGCGGGGTGGCCAGTGCCGGGATCTTCTCGAAGATACCCGGCGCCGACGACCTCGCCCACAACAACGACGTCATGGCTGCTTCCGGCGGCCAGGGCGGCCTGTTCGGCAGCTTGAGCTCGGCGCTTGGCGGCCTGCTCGGCGAAAAAGCCGGCGCCATGGTCAACGGCTTCTCGCAGCTGCAATCGCTCGGTCTCGACACGAGCCAGATCGAGCAGGCAGGCGAGACCCTGATCAGCCAGGCCAAGACTGCCGCCGGCCCCACCGCCGTCAACGGCCTCGTCGAGGCGGTGCCCGCACTCAAGGGGCATTTCGGGCTCTGA
- a CDS encoding HAMP domain-containing sensor histidine kinase encodes MNDKWRPPIGIVVLAILMTVMALPLVGLFCFQIYEQRFGADAGAALVSQGAIAASATVVGVTLLIAFVFIRTITRPMHNLMERTARIAEGEVDAVRPLAHHGTREMAELSKAFLDMARKLQARSDTIRTFATHVSHELKSPLTAIQGAAELLRDAGDDMDPATRIRFLDNIVADTDRLNRLVRRLIELARADNPGLSGQSTSLAEILCHLAPVEGVDVSIVSGADTRFAISPENGAAILSNLVDNSLRHGASRFVLDASSSDGIVVIAAADDGHGVSANNRERIFEPFFTTRRESGGTGLGLGIVTTLLNAHEGTIRLSSAEKGARFEIRLPAA; translated from the coding sequence GTGAACGACAAATGGCGCCCACCGATCGGCATCGTCGTGCTGGCCATCCTGATGACCGTGATGGCTCTGCCGCTGGTAGGGCTGTTCTGCTTCCAGATTTATGAGCAGCGCTTCGGCGCAGACGCCGGCGCGGCACTGGTGTCGCAAGGCGCAATCGCCGCGTCCGCCACGGTCGTCGGCGTCACCCTGCTGATCGCCTTCGTCTTCATCCGCACCATAACCCGCCCCATGCACAATCTGATGGAGCGGACCGCACGCATCGCCGAAGGCGAAGTCGACGCCGTCCGCCCGCTTGCCCATCATGGCACGCGCGAGATGGCGGAACTGTCGAAGGCCTTCCTCGACATGGCGCGCAAGCTGCAGGCGCGATCTGACACGATCCGCACTTTCGCCACCCATGTCTCGCATGAGCTGAAATCGCCGCTGACGGCTATTCAGGGCGCCGCTGAGCTGCTGCGCGACGCCGGCGACGACATGGACCCGGCCACGCGGATACGCTTCCTCGACAACATCGTCGCCGACACCGACCGGTTGAACCGCCTGGTTCGCCGCCTGATCGAACTGGCCCGTGCCGACAATCCCGGCCTGTCCGGCCAGAGCACGTCACTTGCCGAAATCCTCTGCCACCTCGCCCCTGTCGAAGGTGTCGATGTTTCGATCGTTTCGGGCGCCGACACCCGCTTTGCCATCTCGCCGGAAAACGGAGCGGCAATCCTTTCCAATCTCGTCGACAACTCGTTGCGTCATGGCGCCAGCCGTTTTGTACTGGACGCAAGCAGTTCGGACGGCATCGTCGTCATCGCTGCCGCCGACGACGGCCATGGCGTGTCGGCAAACAATCGCGAACGCATCTTCGAGCCCTTCTTCACCACCAGGCGCGAAAGCGGCGGTACCGGCCTGGGCCTCGGCATCGTGACGACGCTGCTCAACGCCCATGAGGGAACGATCCGGCTTTCGAGCGCAGAAAAAGGCGCGCGCTTCGAAATCCGGCTGCCGGCGGCGTAA
- a CDS encoding low affinity iron permease family protein — translation MFERLFTRIANKVAYASGTPLSFLLCCLVILVWAVTGPMFDFSDTWQLIINTGTTIVTFLMVFLIQNTQNRDSAAIQTKLDELIRVGDARNLLIGIEHLTESEVEDIRKKCEEAAKRNRKTRG, via the coding sequence ATGTTCGAGCGCCTGTTCACCCGCATTGCCAACAAGGTCGCCTATGCCTCCGGCACGCCCCTGTCGTTCCTGCTGTGCTGCCTGGTTATCCTTGTCTGGGCGGTGACGGGGCCGATGTTCGACTTTTCCGATACGTGGCAGCTGATCATCAACACCGGCACGACGATCGTAACCTTCCTGATGGTGTTTCTCATCCAGAACACCCAGAACCGCGACAGCGCGGCCATCCAGACCAAGCTCGACGAGCTGATCCGCGTCGGCGACGCGCGCAATCTCCTGATCGGCATCGAGCATCTGACCGAAAGCGAGGTCGAGGACATCAGGAAGAAATGCGAGGAGGCAGCGAAGCGCAATCGGAAGACGAGAGGGTAG
- a CDS encoding response regulator transcription factor, whose amino-acid sequence MSRHILVVDDDPHIRDVICFALDKAGMETEPVADGMAALERIERRMPDLIVLDVGMPEMDGLELCRRLRRTSDVPVLFLSARDEEIDRILGLEMGGDDYVTKPFSPRELVARVNVILRRARTAPMDAAPQCLAHGRLALDPARRAVSFDNRDLDLTATEFTIVKTLMVRPAHVLKRNQLIEASHAANIHISERTVDSHVRNIRAKFATSGCTDVIETVHGVGFRLGRCGA is encoded by the coding sequence ATGTCCCGCCACATACTCGTCGTCGACGACGATCCTCATATCCGAGACGTGATCTGCTTTGCCCTCGACAAGGCCGGCATGGAGACCGAGCCCGTGGCCGACGGCATGGCGGCCCTTGAGCGCATCGAACGCCGCATGCCCGACCTGATCGTGCTCGATGTCGGCATGCCCGAGATGGATGGGCTGGAACTGTGCCGCAGGCTCCGGCGCACCTCCGACGTGCCGGTGTTGTTCCTCTCGGCCCGCGACGAGGAAATCGACCGCATCCTCGGCCTCGAGATGGGCGGCGACGATTACGTCACCAAACCGTTCAGTCCGAGGGAGCTGGTGGCGCGCGTCAACGTCATCCTGCGCCGTGCACGCACCGCCCCCATGGATGCCGCGCCGCAGTGCCTGGCTCACGGCCGCCTCGCGCTCGATCCGGCGAGGCGGGCGGTCAGCTTCGACAATCGCGACCTCGATCTTACGGCCACCGAGTTCACCATCGTCAAGACGCTGATGGTCCGGCCGGCGCATGTGCTGAAGCGCAATCAGCTGATCGAGGCCAGCCATGCCGCCAACATCCACATTTCCGAGCGCACCGTGGACAGCCACGTCAGAAACATCCGCGCCAAGTTTGCCACATCGGGTTGCACAGACGTGATCGAGACCGTTCACGGCGTGGGCTTCCGGCTCGGGCGGTGCGGCGCGTGA
- a CDS encoding glyoxalase superfamily protein, which produces MRTYRDAKAMAKAMREALAQKNLDVSHSEALEIVARQFGVDTWNILSSKLDKAEEPSAGVVSFTQPVPIFRIFDEDKARGFYEGFLDCTIDWEHRFHPGAPLYCQVSRGGLRLHLSEHSGDASPGATAVCYMKGVEAFQKGLIAKNYKYNRPGLEKQEWGLECEVIDPFGNRIRFMESQD; this is translated from the coding sequence ATGCGAACCTATCGTGACGCAAAGGCGATGGCGAAGGCCATGCGCGAGGCGCTTGCCCAAAAGAACCTCGATGTCAGCCACAGCGAGGCGCTGGAAATCGTCGCCCGCCAGTTCGGCGTCGACACCTGGAACATCCTGTCGAGCAAGCTGGACAAGGCGGAAGAGCCCTCGGCCGGCGTTGTGAGTTTCACCCAGCCGGTGCCGATCTTCCGCATCTTCGACGAAGACAAAGCGAGGGGCTTTTATGAAGGCTTTCTCGACTGCACGATCGACTGGGAGCATCGCTTCCATCCCGGCGCGCCGCTCTACTGCCAGGTGTCGCGCGGAGGCTTGAGGCTGCACCTGTCGGAGCATTCCGGCGATGCCAGCCCCGGTGCGACGGCCGTCTGCTACATGAAGGGCGTCGAAGCCTTCCAGAAAGGCTTGATCGCCAAGAACTACAAATACAACCGGCCTGGCCTGGAGAAGCAGGAGTGGGGGCTGGAGTGCGAGGTGATCGACCCGTTCGGCAATCGCATCCGCTTCATGGAAAGCCAGGACTAG
- a CDS encoding DUF4153 domain-containing protein: MFITLFGIANPVIGHWISLIDLRAILDLLDIWRLAFWLIVIGLVWGFLRPRLPRWCRRYISSTVRTSTPDQDGSTVSTLQQAMFGTAAILRALVVFNLLFAVQTVLDGAYLWGGVELPAGLTYAAYAHRGAYALIVTALLAAVFVLAALRPGSPTSADRRIRALVYLWSAQNVVLVISSILRLDLYVDIYSLTYWRVAAFIWMGLVATGIVLIVARIVLEKSNEWLLGANMLTLSAVLYTCCFVNFAAIIAHYNVTHSREMSGRGTELDWSYLHSLGPAAIPALDLAYKRSNGMGADMEPSFWARWRETDRFRIDQQNWRAWSFRNHRLARYLGQPLVPTMNAPR; the protein is encoded by the coding sequence GTGTTCATCACGCTCTTCGGCATCGCAAACCCCGTCATCGGCCACTGGATATCGCTCATCGACCTGAGGGCCATCCTCGACCTTCTCGACATCTGGCGGCTGGCCTTCTGGCTCATCGTGATCGGGCTCGTCTGGGGCTTCCTCCGGCCGCGACTGCCTCGCTGGTGCCGCAGATACATCTCTTCCACGGTGAGAACCTCCACACCCGACCAGGACGGCAGCACGGTCTCCACCCTGCAACAGGCGATGTTCGGCACGGCCGCGATCCTGCGCGCCCTCGTCGTGTTCAACCTGCTGTTTGCCGTGCAGACCGTGCTCGACGGCGCCTATCTCTGGGGCGGCGTCGAGCTGCCCGCCGGGCTGACCTATGCAGCCTATGCCCATCGAGGCGCCTATGCCCTGATCGTCACGGCCCTGCTTGCCGCAGTCTTCGTGCTTGCCGCCCTCAGGCCCGGCAGTCCAACGTCGGCCGATCGTCGCATCCGCGCTCTTGTCTATCTCTGGTCCGCGCAGAACGTCGTGCTGGTGATATCGTCGATCCTGCGGCTCGATCTCTATGTCGACATCTATTCGCTGACCTACTGGCGCGTCGCTGCCTTCATCTGGATGGGGCTGGTGGCGACGGGCATCGTGCTGATTGTCGCCCGCATCGTGCTCGAGAAGTCGAACGAATGGTTGCTGGGCGCCAACATGCTGACGCTTTCTGCGGTTCTCTACACCTGTTGTTTCGTCAACTTCGCCGCAATCATCGCCCACTACAACGTTACCCATAGTCGTGAAATGTCCGGCAGGGGAACTGAATTGGACTGGTCATATCTGCATTCGCTCGGGCCTGCCGCGATCCCCGCGCTAGATCTGGCCTACAAACGCTCGAACGGCATGGGGGCAGACATGGAGCCAAGCTTCTGGGCGCGTTGGCGCGAAACGGACCGTTTCCGCATCGACCAGCAGAACTGGCGTGCGTGGAGCTTCCGCAACCACCGGCTCGCACGGTATCTCGGGCAGCCGCTTGTTCCCACCATGAATGCTCCGCGGTGA
- a CDS encoding thioesterase family protein, with translation MPVPFVSSVMEIEKGWIDYNGHLNMAYYNVLFDRCSDEALDALGMGAAYVRDRKLTIYTAEVHVCYVQELHLEHLVTATFQLLDHDDKRLRVYQELRHVDGWLAATSEYLALHVDMTGPKVAPFPGDIMANLDAMRAAHAALPMPERAGRSIGIKRKPA, from the coding sequence ATGCCAGTGCCATTCGTCTCAAGCGTCATGGAGATCGAGAAAGGCTGGATCGACTATAACGGCCATCTCAACATGGCCTACTACAACGTGCTGTTCGACCGCTGCAGCGACGAGGCGCTCGATGCGCTCGGCATGGGCGCAGCTTACGTCCGCGACAGGAAACTCACCATCTACACGGCGGAAGTCCATGTCTGCTACGTGCAGGAGCTGCATCTCGAGCATCTGGTCACCGCGACCTTCCAACTGCTCGACCATGACGACAAGCGCCTGCGCGTCTATCAGGAGCTGCGCCATGTCGATGGCTGGCTGGCGGCGACATCGGAATATCTCGCGCTGCATGTCGACATGACCGGCCCCAAGGTCGCCCCCTTCCCTGGGGATATCATGGCCAATCTCGATGCCATGCGCGCCGCCCATGCGGCCCTGCCCATGCCCGAACGGGCCGGCCGCTCGATCGGCATCAAGCGCAAGCCGGCATAG
- a CDS encoding DUF1059 domain-containing protein, producing MTMRQYIDCREYPSEMKCTVAISADSEDELINAAVQHAVSVHSAQDTPAFRAEIRKVIHKGAPPN from the coding sequence ATGACGATGCGCCAGTATATCGACTGCCGTGAATACCCCAGCGAAATGAAGTGCACGGTTGCCATTTCGGCCGACAGCGAGGACGAATTGATCAATGCTGCCGTCCAGCACGCGGTTTCCGTCCACAGTGCCCAGGACACGCCGGCCTTCCGCGCCGAAATCAGGAAAGTGATCCACAAGGGCGCCCCGCCCAATTAG
- a CDS encoding dienelactone hydrolase family protein, with translation MTGPAITQAMIDAYDEYTHLTLDRRGFMEKLTKLAGSGAAAAVIVPMLAANQARAAIVADDDKRLKAEDIAYPGATGEMKGYLVHPADQSGKLPAVIVIHENRGLNPHIRDVARRFALEGFVALAPDFLSPQGGTPADEDKAREMFGKMDAAQTTANGVATVAFLKANELSNGKVGAVGFCWGGGLVNTLAVNAPELSAGVAYYGAQPKDEADIARIKAALMLHYAGKDERINAGIDAYKAALEKAGKEFQVFVYDGAQHAFNNDTSEARYDKAAADLAWGRTVAFLKDKLG, from the coding sequence ATGACAGGACCTGCCATCACCCAGGCGATGATCGATGCCTATGACGAATACACCCATCTGACGCTCGACCGGCGTGGCTTCATGGAGAAGCTGACCAAGCTGGCGGGCTCCGGCGCGGCAGCGGCGGTCATCGTGCCCATGCTTGCAGCCAACCAGGCGCGCGCGGCAATCGTCGCCGACGACGACAAGCGCCTGAAGGCCGAGGATATCGCCTATCCGGGCGCCACAGGCGAAATGAAGGGCTATCTGGTCCATCCCGCCGACCAGTCGGGCAAGCTGCCGGCGGTCATCGTCATCCACGAGAATCGCGGCCTGAACCCGCATATTCGCGACGTGGCGCGGCGCTTTGCGCTCGAAGGCTTCGTCGCGCTGGCTCCCGACTTCCTGTCGCCGCAGGGCGGAACGCCTGCCGATGAGGACAAGGCGCGCGAGATGTTCGGCAAGATGGACGCGGCGCAGACAACCGCAAATGGCGTGGCGACGGTGGCCTTCCTCAAGGCCAATGAGCTGTCCAACGGCAAGGTCGGCGCGGTCGGATTCTGCTGGGGCGGCGGCCTGGTCAACACGCTGGCGGTCAATGCGCCGGAGCTTTCGGCCGGCGTCGCCTATTACGGCGCCCAACCCAAGGACGAGGCTGACATTGCCAGGATCAAGGCGGCGCTGATGCTGCATTATGCCGGCAAGGATGAGCGCATCAACGCGGGCATCGATGCCTACAAGGCGGCTCTGGAGAAAGCCGGCAAGGAGTTTCAGGTCTTCGTCTACGATGGCGCGCAGCATGCCTTCAACAACGACACGTCGGAAGCACGCTACGACAAGGCGGCGGCCGATCTCGCCTGGGGGCGGACGGTCGCGTTCCTGAAGGACAAGCTGGGATAG